One window of Sphingomonas paeninsulae genomic DNA carries:
- a CDS encoding HvfC/BufC N-terminal domain-containing protein has translation MSLLTLQRDFHRSLVDTVTPDDGGLAIYQNAYRVQLSDCLAETFARTLAWIGGEAFADAARNQIERTPPDGWTLGDYGAGFDATLATLYPDDPEIAELAQIEWMLSRAFESENADAIVSNAISSIHWETATLTFVPSLRTTPTLTNASAILVALATDEQPPAAEMLPAPATTLVWRQEFTPCFRTIETTEHEAIKMMAAGADFATLCEMLVEARGETEGLMLAGTMLGQWFADGLVYNADTKDFPCA, from the coding sequence ATGAGCCTGCTCACCCTGCAGCGCGATTTCCACAGGAGCCTTGTGGACACTGTCACGCCCGATGACGGTGGCCTCGCAATCTATCAGAACGCATATCGCGTGCAGCTAAGCGACTGCCTCGCTGAAACATTCGCGCGGACGCTGGCATGGATCGGTGGCGAAGCGTTCGCCGACGCAGCGCGAAATCAAATCGAGCGAACGCCCCCTGATGGCTGGACGCTCGGCGACTATGGCGCTGGGTTCGACGCCACGCTGGCCACCCTTTACCCCGACGATCCCGAAATCGCCGAACTGGCGCAGATCGAATGGATGCTGTCACGCGCTTTCGAGAGCGAGAATGCCGATGCGATTGTCTCCAATGCCATCTCCAGCATCCACTGGGAGACTGCAACGCTGACCTTCGTGCCGAGTTTGCGGACAACACCGACGCTTACCAACGCCAGCGCAATCCTGGTCGCGCTTGCCACCGATGAACAGCCGCCCGCTGCGGAAATGCTCCCCGCGCCTGCGACGACGCTAGTCTGGCGACAGGAATTCACGCCGTGCTTCCGGACGATCGAAACGACCGAGCACGAAGCGATCAAGATGATGGCAGCAGGCGCCGACTTCGCAACGCTGTGCGAGATGCTGGTGGAGGCGCGGGGCGAAACCGAAGGCCTTATGCTTGCCGGCACAATGCTGGGCCAGTGGTTTGCCGATGGGCTAGTCTACAACGCTGATACAAAGGATTTCCCATGCGCCTGA
- a CDS encoding DUF1223 domain-containing protein produces the protein MRLIPSLMLCVVLASSASLAASPTQKPVVVELFQSQGCSSCPPANAVLNTLATRPDVIALNFAVTYWDQLGWKDTFAKPAYTNRQWDYARAAGRGNVGTPQMIVGGRIAVLGSRPAEVDVAILRARSFDSGPAMVISGNTVTVAAAKTAGPATLWLVRYDPRTIQVAIRAGENGGRTIPHRNVVRELSAIGGWNGNAKTFLLPNAIAGLETALLLQSGHGGPVIASIRT, from the coding sequence ATGCGCCTGATTCCCTCTCTCATGCTTTGCGTTGTGCTCGCCTCATCGGCTTCGTTGGCTGCATCCCCAACGCAAAAGCCGGTCGTCGTGGAACTGTTCCAGAGCCAGGGGTGCTCCTCATGTCCGCCGGCCAATGCCGTTCTGAACACCCTCGCCACGCGCCCCGATGTCATCGCGCTGAACTTTGCCGTGACCTATTGGGACCAACTGGGCTGGAAAGATACGTTCGCAAAACCAGCCTACACCAACCGCCAATGGGACTATGCTCGCGCCGCCGGGCGCGGGAATGTAGGGACTCCACAAATGATCGTCGGGGGACGTATTGCAGTCCTCGGAAGTCGGCCAGCCGAAGTCGATGTGGCGATCCTCCGCGCCAGAAGTTTCGACAGTGGGCCAGCGATGGTAATATCGGGCAACACTGTCACCGTCGCAGCGGCAAAGACCGCTGGTCCTGCCACGCTATGGCTGGTGCGCTATGATCCACGCACGATCCAGGTCGCCATCCGTGCGGGAGAAAATGGCGGCCGGACGATTCCCCACCGAAATGTGGTCCGCGAACTGTCGGCTATCGGCGGTTGGAACGGAAATGCCAAAACTTTCTTGCTCCCCAATGCGATTGCGGGGTTGGAGACCGCATTGTTGTTGCAATCTGGCCACGGCGGTCCCGTCATCGCCTCAATCCGAACCTGA
- a CDS encoding alpha/beta hydrolase, with protein sequence MSTLPQPARTFVLVHGAGHGGWCYDRVAAILRSQGHRVFAPTLSGLAERASMDARRINLTTHIDEIVALFEREDLGDVILCGHSYGGMVIGGVADRIPDRISNLVFLDAVVPENGKCMNDYVFPGWRLLPILISVWLFGRGYKLTPPPPAWFFKVNKADRAMVNRRLTGHPFKTLTEKIHIGNNADRIANHIYIHAANWGNPQIAKQYELAKEREGWKVFEVACGHDIMIDAPNELAGILSAS encoded by the coding sequence GTTCTCGTCCACGGCGCAGGTCACGGCGGCTGGTGCTATGATCGGGTCGCCGCAATCCTGCGATCGCAAGGGCATCGGGTGTTTGCCCCGACGCTTTCCGGGTTGGCAGAGCGCGCTTCGATGGACGCTCGCCGGATCAACCTGACCACCCACATTGATGAAATCGTCGCGCTGTTCGAACGCGAAGACCTTGGCGACGTGATCCTTTGCGGCCATTCCTATGGCGGTATGGTGATAGGCGGCGTCGCAGACCGAATCCCGGACCGCATCAGCAATCTCGTCTTCCTCGACGCCGTCGTGCCCGAGAATGGGAAATGCATGAACGACTATGTCTTTCCGGGTTGGCGGCTGCTGCCGATCCTGATCTCGGTCTGGCTATTCGGTCGCGGCTACAAACTGACACCTCCGCCACCGGCCTGGTTTTTCAAGGTGAACAAGGCGGATCGCGCGATGGTGAACAGACGTCTTACAGGGCATCCCTTCAAAACGCTCACCGAGAAAATTCACATCGGGAACAACGCCGACCGCATCGCAAACCACATTTATATCCATGCCGCGAACTGGGGAAATCCTCAGATCGCCAAGCAGTACGAACTCGCGAAGGAGCGCGAAGGCTGGAAGGTGTTCGAGGTCGCATGTGGCCACGACATCATGATCGACGCGCCGAATGAACTGGCTGGAATTCTTTCAGCGAGCTAG
- the bufB gene encoding MNIO family bufferin maturase: MTTPSTLKLNPAFHSFGLGLRPLHYPDFLETMVPVDFVEVISENFMIDGGRPLDILDRIRERHPVALHGVSMSIGSADGLNPDHLAKLKKLVDHIQPLFVSDHLCWTRIDEFNSHDLLPLPYTQEAMDVVCANISRAQDMLGRAMLIENPSSYIVFENADATEWHFLAEMCARTGCDLLLDVNNIFVSATNHGFDALEYIAGIPADRVRQIHLAGHSQGKELLIDTHDRLVPASVWGLYEAVIARVGPVATMIERDDDIPPLADLLAELETARMIAAAQHRIAA; encoded by the coding sequence ATGACCACGCCATCGACGCTCAAGCTCAACCCCGCCTTCCACAGTTTCGGCCTCGGCCTGCGGCCGCTGCACTATCCGGATTTCCTCGAGACTATGGTGCCGGTCGATTTCGTCGAGGTCATTTCCGAGAATTTCATGATCGATGGCGGTCGTCCACTCGATATCCTCGACCGCATTCGTGAGCGGCATCCCGTCGCGCTGCACGGCGTGTCGATGTCGATTGGGTCCGCCGATGGACTCAATCCCGACCACCTCGCAAAGCTGAAAAAACTGGTCGATCATATTCAACCGTTATTCGTATCCGACCATTTGTGTTGGACGCGGATCGACGAGTTCAATTCACACGATCTGCTCCCGTTGCCCTACACGCAGGAGGCCATGGATGTCGTCTGCGCCAACATTTCCCGCGCCCAGGATATGCTCGGTCGCGCGATGCTGATCGAGAACCCATCGAGCTACATCGTCTTCGAAAATGCCGACGCGACCGAATGGCATTTCCTGGCCGAGATGTGCGCACGCACCGGCTGCGACCTGTTGCTCGACGTCAACAATATCTTCGTCAGCGCGACCAATCACGGTTTCGACGCGCTTGAATACATCGCAGGTATCCCCGCCGACCGCGTCCGCCAGATCCATCTCGCCGGGCACAGTCAGGGCAAGGAATTGCTGATCGACACACACGACCGTCTTGTTCCGGCATCGGTCTGGGGTTTGTACGAAGCGGTCATCGCGCGCGTCGGCCCGGTCGCCACGATGATCGAGCGCGACGATGATATTCCGCCACTGGCCGATTTGCTCGCCGAACTCGAAACCGCGCGCATGATTGCTGCAGCTCAGCATCGGATTGCCGCATGA